In one window of Saprospiraceae bacterium DNA:
- a CDS encoding transketolase: protein MNYQELLTELANKDERLLVLTAENRALIRDLPGTLGERFIDVGIAEQTMIGMAAGLALRGRIPICHALASFLIFRAYEFIRNNVGIPGLPVKLSGYIPGFLSEANGPTHQALEDMSLMRGIPNMEVYCPADQGDMINMLHDVWTSDKPAYIRINTRTSEFEHSPFKRGEAEVISIGNDVNIISAGFLFEEAMKVKSMLEMQGISTGLTNIRSLKPMDEATLIKIAQKNSWIITMEDHFKTGGLYSAITEVYVRNRMKAKVLPFAMDDQWFRPSLLNEVLKFEGFTAEAIFNKIYKQINCLQYVQFN from the coding sequence ATGAATTACCAGGAATTGCTAACAGAATTAGCCAACAAAGACGAACGATTGTTAGTTTTGACTGCTGAGAACAGGGCCCTGATCAGGGATTTACCCGGTACCTTAGGTGAGAGATTTATCGATGTTGGAATCGCAGAACAGACTATGATTGGTATGGCTGCAGGATTGGCACTGAGAGGCCGGATTCCCATTTGTCATGCACTTGCATCTTTTCTGATATTCAGAGCATATGAATTCATCAGAAATAATGTGGGCATTCCGGGGCTTCCGGTCAAATTAAGCGGATATATTCCTGGCTTTTTATCGGAAGCAAATGGCCCAACTCATCAGGCCCTGGAAGATATGAGTCTTATGCGGGGAATTCCCAACATGGAAGTTTATTGTCCGGCTGATCAGGGAGATATGATCAATATGTTGCATGACGTCTGGACATCTGATAAGCCAGCTTATATTAGAATCAATACGAGAACTTCAGAATTTGAGCATTCGCCTTTTAAACGGGGAGAAGCGGAAGTTATCTCTATCGGAAACGATGTAAATATCATATCTGCGGGATTTTTATTTGAGGAAGCCATGAAAGTAAAATCAATGCTTGAAATGCAAGGAATTTCAACAGGCCTGACCAACATCAGATCGTTGAAGCCCATGGATGAAGCCACATTGATTAAGATCGCACAAAAGAATTCCTGGATCATTACCATGGAAGATCACTTTAAAACAGGCGGATTGTATTCTGCAATTACTGAAGTCTATGTAAGAAATAGGATGAAGGCAAAAGTATTGCCCTTTGCTATGGATGATCAGTGGTTCAGACCATCCTTGCTTAATGAGGTATTAAAATTTGAAGGCTTTACTGCTGAAGCCATTTTTAATAAAATTTATAAACAGATCAACTGCCTGCAATATGTCCAATTCAATTAA
- a CDS encoding aminotransferase class III-fold pyridoxal phosphate-dependent enzyme yields the protein MSNSIKWNSNYPDISKSLDLLSKARKIMHPVSQTLAKAPGQFSEGVCPVFVEKAKGNRIWDVDGNKYLDYYAAIGPISLGYCYERVDNAIREQLSKGITFSLMHQLEYEVCELMHELIPNAESIRISKSGADVCSAAIRVARAFTKRDHILCCGYHGWHDWYIGTTTRDYGIPEEVKSLTQTFKYNDLDDVKAKLDHSVAAVILEPVVFEACEPGFLEGLKKLCEENGSLLIFDEMWTGFRLAIGGAQEYFNVKPDLAVYSKAVANGMPIAFLTGRKDVMQLFEKDVFFFTTFGGESLSLAATKATISELIERNVPEYLRTIGSLLKDGLNDCINQHELGDYMQCIGYPCRTLLNLKSAVESPLSVYAFIQQELLKFGILWSKFHNMTYSFSDEDISYTLRAYDEVLRMVKLGLEKGNISEQLVGRPMDVVFRPLKF from the coding sequence ATGTCCAATTCAATTAAATGGAATAGCAATTATCCTGATATTTCGAAATCCTTGGATTTGCTTTCAAAAGCCAGGAAAATAATGCATCCGGTGTCACAGACGCTTGCCAAGGCTCCGGGGCAATTTAGTGAGGGAGTTTGTCCGGTGTTTGTTGAAAAGGCAAAAGGAAACCGGATTTGGGATGTTGATGGTAATAAATACTTGGATTATTACGCTGCGATTGGTCCGATTTCATTGGGCTATTGTTATGAACGGGTCGACAACGCCATTCGGGAGCAACTTTCAAAGGGAATTACCTTTTCATTGATGCATCAGTTGGAATATGAAGTTTGCGAGTTGATGCACGAACTCATACCCAATGCTGAAAGTATAAGGATCAGTAAATCCGGAGCCGATGTATGCAGTGCAGCGATCCGGGTCGCCCGGGCTTTTACAAAAAGAGATCACATATTATGTTGTGGTTACCATGGTTGGCATGACTGGTATATCGGAACTACCACCCGAGATTATGGAATACCCGAAGAGGTAAAATCACTTACCCAAACATTTAAATACAACGACCTGGATGATGTAAAAGCAAAATTGGATCATTCTGTTGCTGCCGTCATACTCGAACCTGTGGTCTTTGAAGCGTGCGAACCTGGATTTCTCGAAGGATTAAAAAAACTTTGTGAAGAGAATGGAAGTCTATTAATTTTTGATGAAATGTGGACCGGATTCCGTCTGGCCATTGGTGGTGCTCAGGAATATTTTAATGTAAAACCGGATCTTGCTGTTTACTCAAAAGCTGTGGCGAATGGGATGCCGATCGCCTTTCTAACAGGCCGAAAGGATGTCATGCAGTTGTTTGAAAAGGATGTTTTCTTTTTCACAACGTTTGGTGGTGAATCTTTGTCATTAGCAGCAACAAAAGCAACTATTTCTGAACTTATTGAAAGGAATGTACCAGAATATTTACGAACAATTGGTAGTTTGTTGAAGGATGGACTTAATGATTGCATTAATCAGCATGAATTAGGCGATTATATGCAGTGCATTGGATATCCTTGCCGGACACTTTTAAATTTAAAAAGTGCAGTCGAATCGCCATTAAGTGTTTATGCATTTATTCAACAAGAATTGCTCAAATTCGGAATCTTATGGAGTAAATTTCATAACATGACTTATTCATTTTCAGACGAGGATATTTCGTATACGTTGCGAGCATATGATGAAGTTTTAAGGATGGTGAAGTTGGGATTGGAGAAGGGAAATATTTCAGAGCAACTTGTTGGTCGGCCAATGGATGTTGTATTCCGGCCTTTAAAATTCTAA
- a CDS encoding SDR family oxidoreductase — protein sequence MQNMFSLEGKVALVTGAAGLLGRNHCAALLENGAVVIACDLSFKEEQIVKGTIPYEMDVTHVESIKHVFKDVLDKYETIDVLVNNAAVNEMFEDPKQALELSKFENFPIELWQKSLDVNLTGTFLCSQIFGTHMAGKRSGSIINIASTYGIVGPDQSIYLDQAGFQNFYKSAAYPATKSGVIGFTKFLASYWGAQQVRVNALSPGGVENQQESWFVKNYASKTCLKRMANPSDYKGALVFLASDASTYMTGANLVVDGGWTAI from the coding sequence ATGCAAAATATGTTTTCATTAGAAGGTAAAGTTGCTCTAGTAACAGGTGCTGCCGGATTGTTGGGTCGAAATCATTGTGCAGCTCTACTGGAGAATGGTGCAGTGGTTATAGCCTGCGATTTGAGTTTTAAGGAAGAACAAATTGTAAAAGGCACCATTCCGTATGAAATGGATGTAACCCATGTGGAATCCATCAAACATGTTTTTAAAGATGTACTTGACAAATACGAAACCATTGATGTATTGGTGAACAATGCAGCTGTAAATGAAATGTTTGAGGATCCCAAACAAGCTTTGGAACTTTCCAAATTTGAAAATTTTCCTATTGAATTGTGGCAAAAATCATTAGACGTAAATTTAACCGGAACATTTCTCTGCAGCCAGATTTTTGGAACACATATGGCAGGTAAAAGATCCGGAAGCATCATCAATATTGCCTCAACTTATGGAATAGTGGGACCTGATCAAAGTATTTACCTCGATCAGGCCGGTTTTCAGAATTTTTATAAATCAGCAGCATACCCGGCTACAAAATCAGGAGTGATTGGATTTACAAAGTTTTTGGCTTCCTATTGGGGTGCACAACAAGTTAGAGTCAACGCATTGAGCCCGGGTGGAGTTGAGAATCAGCAAGAATCGTGGTTTGTTAAAAATTATGCCTCAAAAACCTGCTTGAAAAGGATGGCAAATCCATCAGATTACAAAGGTGCGCTGGTATTTCTGGCCAGTGATGCATCTACCTATATGACAGGAGCCAATCTCGTGGTAGATGGAGGTTGGACTGCAATTTAA
- a CDS encoding N-acetylneuraminate synthase family protein: protein MKEIILSNGKAIGPDHSCFIIAEIGINHNGDLDLAKKLILEASLAGCDAVKFQKRTPEICTPREEWDRMRDTPWGRMKYIDYRHKVEFDFTDYKEIDRYCKSLGIDWFVSCWDVEAVDFIEQFDPVIYKASSASLTDLDLLKKMKSTGKPLILSTGMSTLEQIMNATDVLGLDQILIAHSTSSYPCPLEELNLRMIHALMELYPNNVIGYSGHETGLATTLAAVAMGAAFVERHYTLDRAMWGSDQAASVEVEGMRRLVRDIRDIEKAKGDGIKRVYESELGPMKRLRKIYAEQPLV, encoded by the coding sequence ATGAAAGAAATTATTTTATCAAATGGAAAAGCAATAGGACCAGATCATTCTTGTTTTATTATTGCTGAAATTGGAATCAATCACAATGGTGATTTGGATCTTGCAAAGAAATTAATTCTGGAGGCATCTCTGGCAGGTTGTGATGCTGTTAAATTCCAAAAGCGAACTCCTGAAATCTGTACTCCGCGAGAAGAATGGGATCGCATGCGCGATACACCCTGGGGTCGAATGAAATACATAGATTATCGACATAAAGTTGAGTTTGATTTTACCGATTACAAAGAAATAGACCGGTATTGTAAATCTTTAGGTATAGATTGGTTTGTTTCCTGCTGGGATGTGGAAGCTGTTGATTTTATCGAGCAATTTGATCCTGTGATTTATAAGGCTTCTTCAGCTTCTTTAACTGATTTGGACTTGTTGAAGAAAATGAAAAGCACTGGTAAACCATTAATTCTTTCGACTGGAATGTCTACGTTGGAACAAATCATGAATGCAACAGATGTTTTAGGTTTGGATCAAATACTCATTGCACATTCGACTTCTTCATATCCATGTCCTTTGGAGGAGTTGAATCTCAGGATGATACATGCGCTAATGGAATTGTATCCAAATAATGTAATCGGATATTCAGGTCATGAAACCGGATTGGCAACAACACTTGCAGCAGTTGCCATGGGTGCAGCATTTGTTGAAAGACATTATACTCTGGATCGTGCTATGTGGGGTTCAGACCAGGCTGCATCGGTTGAAGTGGAAGGCATGAGGAGGCTGGTCAGGGATATTCGAGATATCGAAAAAGCAAAAGGCGATGGTATTAAACGCGTATATGAAAGTGAATTGGGCCCGATGAAACGTCTTCGTAAAATTTATGCGGAACAACCATTGGTTTAA
- a CDS encoding sterol desaturase family protein — MGFMDGFRQLDPFEIEKAGTFILVFFISLIVVLERFFPYQKGIKIFRKGFWMDLLWYTLIQSYILKLIIFDLVILPLKEFMGFSESGMISHWPIWLLIIFFLVSHDLYIYWFHRWQHSNKWLWKTHEAHHSVRDVDWLAGSRSHPAEILINQTIEFAPIFFLLDAKTAAIVVPIKALIDAIWGIWIHSNLNFRLGKLIYLINGPEMHHWHHANHREVYYANFATKFSVFDWIFKTAFLPGKNPLKWKVNKPLLAGLPYKFPETYPGQLFYIFGKKNLENLNSLKFLSVFRNIFRQMLDSALINKMISKWSELFSDQNNPKYLIENDPAKCIRCGSTMRFFYEQDQLKTQCLKCGSLG, encoded by the coding sequence ATGGGTTTTATGGATGGATTCAGGCAACTCGATCCTTTTGAGATTGAAAAAGCCGGCACCTTTATACTGGTATTTTTTATTTCCCTGATCGTTGTTCTTGAGCGATTTTTTCCCTACCAAAAGGGAATTAAAATTTTCAGAAAAGGATTCTGGATGGACTTGCTATGGTATACTTTGATTCAAAGTTATATCTTAAAACTGATCATATTTGATTTGGTGATCCTGCCTTTGAAGGAATTTATGGGATTTAGTGAAAGTGGGATGATCAGCCATTGGCCGATTTGGCTGTTGATTATTTTCTTTCTCGTGAGCCATGACTTGTATATTTATTGGTTTCACAGATGGCAACACAGCAATAAATGGTTGTGGAAAACACATGAAGCGCATCACAGTGTTCGGGATGTTGATTGGCTTGCAGGATCCAGATCACACCCGGCTGAGATCCTGATTAATCAAACCATTGAGTTCGCACCAATATTTTTTTTATTGGATGCGAAAACTGCAGCAATTGTCGTCCCGATTAAAGCATTGATAGATGCAATTTGGGGAATCTGGATCCACTCCAACCTGAATTTCAGATTGGGGAAATTGATTTATTTAATCAACGGGCCCGAGATGCATCATTGGCATCATGCGAATCACAGAGAAGTATATTATGCCAATTTTGCAACCAAGTTTTCGGTTTTTGACTGGATATTTAAAACAGCTTTTCTGCCTGGTAAAAATCCATTAAAATGGAAAGTGAATAAACCCTTACTGGCCGGACTTCCATACAAGTTTCCTGAAACTTACCCGGGACAATTGTTTTATATTTTCGGCAAAAAAAATTTGGAGAATTTAAATTCATTGAAGTTTTTAAGTGTGTTTAGAAATATATTTCGTCAGATGCTCGATTCTGCTTTAATAAATAAAATGATTTCAAAATGGTCCGAACTTTTTTCGGATCAGAATAATCCAAAGTATCTTATAGAAAACGATCCAGCGAAATGCATCCGCTGTGGTAGTACGATGCGATTTTTCTATGAGCAAGATCAATTAAAAACTCAATGTTTAAAATGTGGTTCACTGGGTTGA
- a CDS encoding arsenite methyltransferase produces MKNTNELKQIVREKYAQIALQSKETNQSSCCGSGGCSTEVYNIMTEDYSSIQGYNQDADLGLGCGLPTEFAKIRKGDVVVDLGSGAGNDCFVARAQTGSEGRVLGIDFTPEMIEKARINAQKLGLENVEFLQGDIEDLPIKDNFADVVVSNCVLNLVPDKEKVFHEIYRVLKPGGHFSISDVVLKGELPEKLKDQAEMYAGCVSGAIQEQDYLNHINAAGFESLEIQKFRPIEIPADILSQYLDEEDLKKYQQGAFGIYSISVFAQKPKSKSSCCAPGCCN; encoded by the coding sequence ATGAAAAATACAAATGAACTCAAACAAATTGTGCGCGAAAAATATGCCCAGATTGCTCTCCAATCCAAAGAAACAAATCAATCATCTTGCTGTGGATCAGGCGGTTGCAGCACGGAAGTCTACAACATTATGACTGAAGACTACAGCAGTATTCAAGGTTACAATCAGGATGCAGATCTTGGCTTGGGCTGTGGCTTACCGACCGAATTTGCCAAAATCCGGAAGGGAGACGTAGTCGTAGATCTGGGATCTGGGGCCGGAAATGATTGCTTTGTTGCAAGAGCACAGACAGGCTCGGAAGGCCGGGTCCTTGGTATTGACTTCACCCCTGAAATGATCGAAAAAGCCAGAATTAATGCTCAAAAACTCGGATTGGAAAATGTCGAATTTTTGCAAGGAGACATTGAGGATCTTCCTATAAAAGACAACTTCGCAGATGTAGTTGTCAGCAATTGTGTTTTGAACCTCGTACCTGATAAAGAAAAAGTCTTCCATGAAATCTACAGGGTTTTGAAACCAGGTGGTCATTTTTCTATATCGGATGTAGTTCTTAAAGGGGAGCTTCCTGAGAAATTAAAAGATCAGGCTGAAATGTATGCCGGTTGTGTTTCCGGCGCGATTCAAGAGCAAGACTACCTCAATCATATCAATGCAGCTGGATTTGAATCGCTTGAAATTCAAAAATTCAGACCTATAGAAATCCCTGCAGACATCTTGTCTCAATATTTAGATGAAGAAGATCTTAAAAAATACCAACAAGGAGCGTTTGGAATTTACAGCATCAGCGTATTTGCACAAAAGCCAAAATCGAAATCCTCCTGCTGCGCTCCTGGTTGTTGCAATTGA
- a CDS encoding winged helix-turn-helix transcriptional regulator, whose protein sequence is MGTSKSELFTAGENELAKYAKALAHPARIAILKVLLKRNQCVCGEIVEELPLAQSTISQHLKELKAADLIIGEVEGPAVCYCINKNVWIKIGKTLSAFLGTSPEGSKNCCS, encoded by the coding sequence ATGGGCACCAGTAAATCAGAATTATTTACTGCCGGTGAAAATGAACTGGCAAAATATGCTAAAGCACTTGCACATCCGGCGAGGATTGCGATACTCAAAGTATTACTTAAAAGAAATCAATGTGTGTGCGGAGAAATCGTCGAAGAACTCCCTTTAGCACAAAGCACCATCAGCCAGCACCTCAAAGAATTGAAAGCTGCTGATTTAATAATAGGAGAAGTTGAGGGACCTGCAGTTTGTTATTGCATCAACAAAAATGTCTGGATTAAAATAGGGAAGACTTTATCTGCTTTTCTGGGCACTTCTCCCGAAGGATCAAAAAATTGTTGCTCCTAG
- a CDS encoding T9SS type A sorting domain-containing protein produces MKQLLLTLYFILPLILTAQVVNITDADLEGNKTYNWTKNNTYLLDGLVFLEEGGVLNIEAGTVVKFTDRADVGNPSALVITRGAKIYAEGTATAPIIFTANADDVNNPTDLGPTDNALWGGIVILGKGITQKSGNGEVNIEGISVAETRGQYGGTDNNDDSGVMRYVSIRHGGRQIVSGSELNGLSLGAVGSKTVLEYIEIYANSDDGIEFFGGAPNLKYAVVAFAEDDSYDWDEVYVGKGQFWFSIQRPDIADAGGELDGTTPDDLTPYSNPTVYNWTHIGAGPGAAASNPVGWLLRAGTAGTIANSIVTEMKNKAIEVQDRAAGVNDAYSKLGTGELKIQNNLFWANGTNTTLDGSSTGIIRITSGAEDATANALITHLTNNQNSINDPGIIKVSRIQDETLDPRPLRSGAAYNTELAAYPADPFFTEVNYKGAFSSNVENLWILNWTALDQNNHLNDFSKTGSVITITDADLEGNKTYNWTKENTYLLDGLVFLEDGGVLNIEAGTVVKFTDRADVGNPSALVITRGAKIYAEGTATAPIIFTANADDVNNPTDLGPTDNALWGGIVILGKGITQKSGNGEVNIEGISVAETRGQYGGTDNNDDSGVMRYVSIRHGGRQIVSGSELNGLSLGAVGSKTVLEYIEIYANSDDGIEFFGGAPNLKYAVVAFAEDDSYDWDEVYVGKGQFWFSIQRPDIADAGGELDGTTPDDLTPYSNPTVYNWTHIGSGPGAAASNPVGWLLRAGTAGTIANSIVTEMKNKAIEVQDRAAGVNDAYSKLGTGELKIQNNLFWANGTNTTLDGSSTGIIRITSGAEDATANALITHLTNNQNSINDPGIKSISRVQDNNLDPRPSGNGPAYNSSLAALPAGDDFFTQVHFKGAFDAATNKLWIENWTALDRNNHLKDISNSGTVVNITDADLEGNKTYNWTKDNTYLLDGLVFLEEGGVLNIEAGTVVKFTDRADVGNPSALVITRGAKIYAEGTVDEPIIFTANADDVNNPTDLGPTDNALWGGIVILGKGITQKSGNGEVNIEGISVAETRGQYGGTDNNDDSGVMRYVSIRHGGRQIVSGSELNGLSLGAVGSKTVLDHIEIYANSDDGIEFFGGAPNLKYAVVAFAEDDSYDWDEVYVGKGQFWFSIQRPDIADAGGELDGTTPDDLTPYSNPAIYNWTHIGSGPGAAASNPVGWLLRAGTAGTIANSIVTDMKNKAIEVQDRAAGVNDAYSKLGTGELKIQNNLFWRNGTNTTLDGTSTGIIRITSGAEDATAAALIAHLTTHQNSISDPEIRSISRIQDGKLDPRPTANGAAYSTPLAVAPMDGFYTMCNFKGAFPADAGRNWIRTWTTLDRNGHLSKDISTSVEEEFDNKLLAQFDIYPNPISKGKDLTIESELEESMVIEIYSITGQMVQIIKNIHSSTTQQSKVQLDRGLYLIKFKTESGKFATRKLVVE; encoded by the coding sequence ATGAAACAACTATTACTTACACTCTATTTTATTTTGCCCTTGATTTTGACTGCACAGGTAGTGAATATTACCGATGCAGATCTCGAAGGAAACAAGACGTACAACTGGACCAAAAACAATACTTATTTACTGGACGGTCTGGTGTTTTTAGAAGAAGGTGGCGTATTGAACATTGAAGCAGGAACTGTAGTAAAATTCACAGATCGTGCAGATGTTGGAAATCCATCTGCATTGGTTATTACCAGAGGTGCTAAAATTTACGCAGAAGGAACTGCAACTGCTCCTATCATATTTACAGCAAATGCAGATGATGTCAACAACCCGACAGATCTTGGTCCGACAGACAATGCATTGTGGGGAGGAATCGTGATCCTTGGAAAAGGAATTACACAAAAAAGTGGAAATGGAGAAGTAAACATTGAAGGGATCAGCGTAGCAGAAACCCGCGGACAATATGGAGGTACAGACAACAACGACGATTCCGGAGTGATGAGATATGTATCCATTCGTCATGGTGGTCGTCAGATCGTATCCGGAAGTGAGTTGAACGGATTGAGTTTGGGAGCTGTAGGAAGTAAGACTGTTTTAGAATACATCGAAATCTATGCAAATTCTGATGACGGAATCGAATTTTTTGGAGGAGCACCAAATTTAAAATATGCAGTCGTTGCATTTGCAGAAGACGATAGCTATGACTGGGATGAAGTATATGTAGGAAAGGGACAATTCTGGTTTTCAATCCAGAGACCGGATATCGCAGATGCAGGTGGAGAGTTGGATGGTACAACACCAGATGATTTAACCCCATATTCAAATCCAACGGTTTACAACTGGACGCATATCGGTGCGGGTCCGGGAGCAGCAGCATCCAATCCTGTTGGATGGTTGCTGAGAGCAGGAACCGCAGGTACAATAGCAAATTCAATTGTGACAGAAATGAAAAACAAAGCAATTGAAGTGCAGGACCGTGCTGCAGGTGTCAACGATGCCTACAGCAAACTGGGAACAGGCGAATTAAAAATACAGAATAACTTATTCTGGGCAAATGGTACCAACACGACATTGGATGGAAGTTCAACGGGAATCATCAGAATTACCAGTGGCGCAGAAGACGCGACCGCTAATGCATTGATCACACACCTTACGAATAATCAAAATAGTATTAATGACCCTGGAATTATCAAAGTAAGCAGAATTCAAGATGAAACTTTAGACCCACGGCCATTGAGAAGTGGCGCAGCATACAATACTGAATTGGCTGCATACCCTGCTGATCCTTTTTTTACAGAAGTCAATTATAAAGGAGCATTCAGTTCAAATGTTGAAAATCTTTGGATCCTGAATTGGACTGCTTTAGATCAAAATAATCATTTGAATGATTTTAGTAAAACGGGATCTGTAATCACTATTACCGATGCGGATCTCGAAGGAAACAAGACTTACAATTGGACTAAGGAAAACACCTATTTATTGGATGGCCTGGTATTTTTGGAAGATGGTGGTGTATTGAACATTGAAGCCGGAACCGTTGTAAAATTTACCGATCGTGCAGATGTTGGAAATCCATCAGCTTTAGTAATTACACGGGGCGCGAAAATTTATGCAGAAGGAACTGCAACTGCTCCTATCATATTTACAGCAAATGCAGATGATGTCAACAACCCGACAGATCTTGGTCCGACAGACAATGCATTGTGGGGAGGAATCGTGATCCTTGGAAAAGGGATTACACAAAAAAGTGGAAATGGAGAAGTAAACATTGAAGGGATCAGCGTAGCAGAAACCCGCGGCCAATATGGAGGTACAGACAACAACGACGATTCCGGAGTGATGAGATATGTTTCGATCCGCCACGGTGGACGTCAGATTGTATCCGGAAGTGAGTTGAACGGATTGAGTTTAGGAGCTGTTGGAAGTAAGACCGTATTGGAATACATCGAAATCTATGCAAATTCAGATGACGGAATTGAATTTTTTGGAGGAGCACCAAATTTAAAATACGCAGTCGTTGCTTTTGCAGAAGACGATAGCTATGACTGGGATGAAGTATATGTAGGAAAGGGACAATTCTGGTTCTCTATCCAGAGACCGGATATCGCAGATGCAGGTGGAGAGTTGGATGGTACAACACCAGATGATTTAACCCCATATTCAAATCCAACGGTTTACAACTGGACGCATATTGGATCAGGTCCCGGAGCAGCAGCATCAAATCCGGTAGGATGGTTGTTGAGAGCAGGAACCGCAGGTACAATAGCAAATTCGATTGTGACAGAAATGAAAAACAAAGCAATTGAAGTACAGGATCGTGCTGCAGGAGTCAACGATGCCTACAGCAAACTTGGAACCGGTGAATTAAAAATACAGAATAACTTATTCTGGGCAAATGGTACCAACACGACATTGGATGGAAGTTCAACAGGAATCATCAGAATTACCAGTGGCGCAGAAGATGCAACAGCGAATGCATTGATCACACATCTGACAAATAATCAAAACAGTATTAACGATCCCGGGATAAAAAGCATTAGTCGCGTACAAGATAATAATTTAGATCCACGTCCAAGCGGTAATGGCCCGGCATATAATTCTTCTTTAGCTGCTTTACCTGCTGGCGATGATTTTTTTACACAAGTTCATTTTAAAGGAGCTTTTGATGCAGCAACAAATAAATTATGGATCGAAAATTGGACCGCTTTAGATCGCAATAACCATTTAAAGGATATTTCAAATTCAGGAACTGTTGTTAACATTACTGATGCGGATCTCGAAGGTAATAAGACATACAACTGGACAAAAGACAACACCTATTTATTGGATGGTCTGGTATTTTTGGAAGAAGGTGGTGTATTGAACATTGAAGCAGGAACTGTAGTAAAATTCACAGATCGTGCAGATGTTGGAAATCCATCAGCTTTAGTAATTACACGGGGCGCTAAAATATATGCAGAAGGAACCGTTGATGAGCCGATCATATTTACAGCAAATGCAGATGATGTCAACAACCCGACAGATCTTGGTCCGACGGACAATGCATTGTGGGGAGGAATCGTGATCCTTGGAAAAGGGATTACACAAAAAAGTGGAAATGGAGAAGTAAACATTGAAGGGATCAGCGTAGCAGAAACCCGCGGACAATATGGAGGTACAGACAACAACGACGATTCCGGAGTGATGAGATATGTTTCGATCCGCCACGGAGGACGTCAGATCGTATCGGGAAGTGAGTTGAACGGATTGAGCTTAGGGGCTGTAGGTAGTAAGACTGTTTTGGATCACATAGAAATTTATGCGAATTCAGATGACGGAATTGAATTTTTTGGAGGAGCACCAAATTTAAAATATGCAGTCGTTGCTTTTGCAGAAGACGATAGCTATGACTGGGATGAAGTATATGTAGGAAAGGGACAATTCTGGTTCTCTATCCAGAGACCGGATATCGCAGATGCAGGTGGAGAGTTGGATGGTACAACACCAGATGATTTAACCCCATATTCAAATCCTGCTATTTACAACTGGACGCATATTGGATCGGGACCCGGAGCAGCAGCATCCAATCCTGTTGGATGGTTGTTGAGAGCAGGAACCGCAGGTACAATAGCAAATTCAATTGTGACAGACATGAAGAACAAAGCAATTGAAGTACAGGACCGTGCTGCAGGAGTTAACGATGCGTACAGCAAACTTGGGACCGGTGAATTAAAAATACAGAACAACCTGTTCTGGAGAAACGGAACCAATACAACACTTGATGGCACATCAACGGGTATCATCAGGATCACCAGTGGAGCGGAGGACGCTACTGCTGCTGCATTAATTGCACACCTTACTACTCATCAGAACAGCATTAGTGATCCTGAAATCAGAAGCATCAGTAGAATCCAGGATGGCAAATTAGATCCTCGCCCAACAGCGAATGGTGCAGCTTACTCAACACCATTGGCAGTTGCTCCAATGGATGGGTTTTATACCATGTGCAATTTTAAAGGTGCATTTCCAGCAGATGCCGGAAGAAACTGGATTAGAACGTGGACAACTTTAGATAGAAATGGTCACTTGAGTAAAGACATTTCTACATCTGTTGAAGAAGAATTCGACAACAAGTTACTTGCCCAATTTGATATATATCCAAATCCAATATCGAAGGGTAAAGATTTGACAATTGAGTCTGAATTGGAAGAAAGCATGGTTATTGAGATTTATTCGATCACCGGACAGATGGTTCAAATCATAAAAAATATTCATTCTTCTACCACTCAGCAATCTAAGGTGCAATTGGATAGAGGATTGTATTTGATCAAGTTTAAAACTGAAAGTGGAAAGTTTGCTACCAGAAAGCTGGTGGTTGAATAA